From a single Cyprinus carpio isolate SPL01 chromosome A3, ASM1834038v1, whole genome shotgun sequence genomic region:
- the LOC109075702 gene encoding uncharacterized protein LOC109075702 codes for MGIKSKRERKEEKIVCQVAPGVYLYQALLVEMAVTFQLVLCVQAASQPKSVFSSVAPAVICLSVTHGHIMAVRMVDTCSQNDLFWIMLMYHLASCRCTGWDFVLAFFLPGYCMTWCSILVGDWLTECKEAFLKDLSKQFRGSENHMEA; via the exons ATGGGGATAaaaagtaagagagagagaaaggaagagaaaaTAGTTTGCCAG GTGGCCCCGGGGGTATATCTGTATCAGGCTCTGTTAGTGGAGATGGCTGTTACATTCCAGCTAGTGCTATGTGTCCAGGCTGCCTCTCAGCCCAAATCAGTGTTTTCCTCTGTGGCCCCTGCAGTCATCTGCCTGTCTGTCACCCATGGTCATATAATGGCGGTAAGGATGGTTGAT ACTTGCtcacaaaatgacttattttggATAATGCTGATGTATCACCTGGCTTCATGCAGGTGTACTGGGTGGGACTTTGTTCTGGCTTTCTTCTTGCCTGGCTACTGCATGACCTGGTGCTCCATCCTCGTTGGCGACTGGTTGACAGAATGTAAAGAGGCATTCCTAAAAGATCTTTCCAAGCAGTTCAGAGGTTCTGAAAACCATATGGAAGCATAG